The following DNA comes from Gopherus flavomarginatus isolate rGopFla2 chromosome 5, rGopFla2.mat.asm, whole genome shotgun sequence.
GGGGCAGGATGAATGCTCCTTTCCAAGATGGCggcggagggaggagggaaggagatgaACGAGATTAAGACCCAGTTCACCACCCGGGAGGGGCTGTACAAGCTGCTGAGCCACTCGGAGTACAGCCGGCCCAACCGGGTGCCCTTCAACTCGCAGGGCTCCAACCCAGTCCGTGTCTCCTTCGTCAACGTCAACGACCAGAGCGGCAACGGCGACCGGCTCTGCTTCAATGTGGGCCGGGAGCTCTACTTCTACATCTACAAGGGGGTCCGCAAGGTACCGGGGCAGCCGGGGGGCGGGAGAGGCCAAGGCTCCGATCTGCTCGGAGCACGAGGGGCGTGCCAGGGGCGAGCTGCTTGGCTTCAGTGTGGGCCGGGAGCCCTACCTGTGAAGGCCGGGAAGCCGGAGGAGTGGGCTTTGCCCCTCTAAGCTCACCACTCTTCAGGGGGGCGGCATCCCTCTAGGcgaagggttggggtgggggccctcctAGGTGGAGGCGCCCTATGGCCGGGAACTGTACCTGTTCACATAGCCACGGGGCTTGCGTGGTGTCGGGCCGTGTGGAGGAAGACTCCAAGCCTGAGGTAGAGGTGTGAGGGGGAGAGCCCTGAGAGGGAGGAGGACCAGTGTTGGGGGCTACCTAAAAGgcataggactggaagtgactTCTTGGGTTGTAGAGTCTAATCCCCTGCTGTAGTGGGCAACTCTGTCCTGTAATCCCATTCATACATTTATAAAGCTACATTTAAAAACTAGTTAAATTGAACAACCCAGAGAGTCATCACCAGCAGCTAAAGTGTGTTCTTATGCAGCCTTTTCTTTGGCTAGTTTGGGCAGGTTTGGTAATGGTATAAAGTAACTCTGGGCCTGTCTCACCTGCTGTTACAAGCTGAAGATAATGGGACTCCCTCTGAGGAGTGTTTGGTGTTAGCATAAGGCTGCCAAATCTCTGACAGGGTGGGGTTTTAACTTTATTTGGGTCATGAGAATTTTTCACACCTAGAGTGAAAAATTAGATGTCTAATGTTATAAAGTGTGAACTAACCCCAGGACTGTCTCCAGATGTGTCCAGTATAGAGAGCTGAATCCTCTAAAGACTGAGACTTTACATTTCTAATTATAACAGCAAAAGCTTTTATCATGGTAGAAGTACTGATGCAAAATAAGGCTCCCAACCTGTGAATATTTGGTGCAGGTCTAATAGCTTGTGCATTAAATGACTAGTATACTATATTAATGGGCAAATTGTACCTACATAAATATATGTAATTGCTGTTTTGACTTTTTGGTACTACTTGGTGCCTTACTTCCTGGTGTTTAGTGAGGCATTCTGATAATTTGCATCACCAAATGAACAGGTGTCACTTTTAATGTATGTAAACATAGGCATAACCAATCTCAAAGTTTTATTGAGATATTATCTGTTTATCTTGGGTACATATGAACCCCCCTCCCAATTACTACAGTATGTGAGCACCTTACAATAGTTACTGTATATGTTCTCTGACAACCTTGAGAGGTAGGGAAGAGTTGTTGTTCCCACTTTACAAACaggatctgaggcacagagaaacttactgacctgcccaaggtcacatgggaagttTGTAGCATAGCAAGGAATTGGACCTGGGTTTATACAGTTCCAGATGAATGAATGTCCAAACCACTCTTTCTCTTGCTTGATAATTCATGTAAAATGTAAGCACTAGCTAACTGCTGAGGAGAGTTAAGCCTACGAAGGATCAGTTGGTAATGACTAGCAACTGAACAGACCCAACTTGTGTTGGCTAATTGTATACATTTGTTTCATACATGCATTTGAATTAATATTTACATACTTTAACTTAATCATGTGATGACTCTTGATAATTTGGGGATGTTTTAAGTAATTGtgaattaaatttaaatatttggTGTTTAAGGACTTGGAGTGATTGATGTGCTTGAACAGTTATCTGCCTACTCatgttaaataatatttttaatacttCAATTTTATAATCCATAGTGGTCTTTTCTAGATAGGAGTCAGTGTGGATGATAATTCATATGGTTAAAATCTGTCCATCTTCCAACCCTTGTAACTGCTAGGAGTCTATCGTCTTTGACTTAGTTTTCAGTACTGAATAATTGCAAACTTCTGCAATTGTTTTATTTAGAGCAGCTCTTAATGCAGCCAGTTACAGGACATGTGACTCTTACCAATCTTTTTTAGTCATTTGTTATTACACTTAAAGTAAAGAAAAATCTGGAGGCTGAAAATATGCCATGAAAATAGGAAACTCAGGAATTTTTTAGCGGCAACTTACAACTTGTAAATCTTATTTGCATTCTTCTAATAGCTTTTTCCAATATCTTCGGTAAAACAGTATTTAACTTTGTCTTTGTGGGTGTAGCAGCAATTGAAAATTCTACCGTACCTACCTGCTGgatgtttgttttgggttttgaGACATATTATAAATGTTCTGAATATACTATTCTTACTTCAAATAATACAGTAAAATATACTAAAGTTTAGAATAGAATTTGTGTTGGTCAAAACAAAGCAATCCAATCTTATCATTGACCTTCAGAACAGATACTTTTAATACCATAATTACTAACTTCAGTTTAAAAAGCCTTAAAGTAACAGCTGAAACATATTAAACGTATccaaattaaagaaaatattataGATGAGACTAGATAAGTTGATCTGCCATACATTTGGAATATTGTATTCATTATGAATGTATCTAAGAATATTGATGAGCTTGAAATCATTATAGTCTGATTCTGCAGATTGTGGCCTATGGCTTTGGCTCTCTTTGTGTAGAAAATTGGCGCTAGCATAGGGAAGATGGCAGCTGACAGTTACAGCTGTCAGAATGATTAACAtaatttttataaagaaaaatgctgtttgttaTAAAACTTGCTACTGTTTCTTGCTATGGTGTATAAGATAGGTGAAAGGAGAGCTCAATGATAGATTAAACTAGAAGTGTATAACACTGtcttaaaatgaataaatataaaTTGTTGTAAACTTCACATACAGCATGCTTCTAAAGTTGTCTCTAGACTAGAGAACATTTAGCCAGTGCTAGCTAGGACTGATTAAACTTGGCTACTTAGCTTATGTCTGTGCCAGGAAAACACCTTTAACTCAGCTTTAGCAAGTTGAACTGTAGTCTAGCTTCTGCTAGTGAACAATGTTGCTCTGAATTTACACTTGGAAGCGAGGCTTGGTTTTGTTTGTGTGCGGTTTTGGCTTGTATTATGTAAGCCTGACTTAAACTTTTTCTCCTGATTAATTTAGCTAGATTAGACCAGTGATTATAGTTCAAGTACTTTAAATGTTAACTACAGCAAATGCAGGTTTGTATTTTAAAGCTGCAGTATAACTTAGCTtaaaaagaaattgttaattttaTTACCTCTTCCTGCCTGTTAAAGCAGTCTTTAAAAAGCCTTGTTACATTAGGTTCTGTTCCTGTTGAAGTTAGGGAAGGAATTGCCATTATCTTAAGAAAAAGCAGGGTCTTATTCCTCAGTTTTAGGTAACTACCTGCAGTAGGAACTTTTGCAGGTAAAGAACTTTTATTTGGTATGTACCATGCTTTATTTAACCATGAAAGAGCTAGCAAAGTAAACAGATATTGCAACGGCACACTATCTTTGGGGAAACATATCGTAATAAGTTCATATATTATTGTGGGCCAAGCATATGTGTGACTGTGCTCTACTCCATGGGAGATGGTTCTGCAACTCCTTCAGGAACGAAAACTGTGATTACAATATGAGTTATTCACCTTAAACACCTCCAAAGAGGCACCACTCCCTGCAAAGGTACATATATACTGGTTCAGTGTGTGTTTCCACGCACgaggaaaacaaaatgtttttggctTTAAAAGGTTACATGTAAACTGACTCAAGGCTGCCTTTCTGAGCCAACAAATGGCTAGGACCTGCTGTGCTAGAGTCTTAACTTTTGCGGAAGAGTTGAAAAGATTTTGGCCTATCAGagccccataagactgatggaTGACTTCTGGTAAGCTTTTAGTGTGCATATAGGCACTCTTAGtgattttaatgttttctctgtaatggttttgccttaagaataaagatgcttgcttagaaagagctgtgtgataacttgtaactgctggaaATACACTGTTTATAGCACTCAGAGGGAaaggaaagcaaagcacaggtgctGGCATTAGGTGACTGTCTTGcttggggatatcacagtgtaaagCATGGAGTCATGCAGCCTTAAAATTCTGGTCTTGAGGGAGAGAtgcaggtctccacccaagagaagTGATAGCTGGGAGCCGGAAACTTTAAATGCGTGCCCTTGAGCGACCAAGCAGGAGGAATACAGGTGCAATTACTGTGAAACTGTGAcaactgtctacactgggaacttcTGCAGGTTATGAACTTTTAGTATGTACTATACTTAATTCAGCCATGGAAGAACTTGGAAAtagttaaaatgttttgaaatcccaaTCTGAATGACTCCAAATCACAACTCTAAAGGGTATTTATTCCTTTTCTTTGGCTGCTTCCACAGCCCAAATCAGCTTTGTCTGCCATTTCTGTTTTGTGAATTAATCTTTAGTTGTAAGTCTCTTTACCCAGGCCACTGAATTGTTTGTGTTGCTTTAGAGATGAATCTTACGTAAGGATTGGTATTCCTTGTGACACTGTGATGCTTTCTTAACCTAATTTCTTCAGGGTAGAATCAGGAGTTGGGTCCAGTGTCTAAGATGATGTAAAAGCTTGGAATGCTGAGATAGAGATTTTcagtctggggaaaaaaatccttcaaaCTGCCTTGGAGGCTTTTCATAGCAAACAAGTAGGTTCTTACAAACTTTCTCTGTGAGAATATGTTTAGAAGTGAACTTGAGGAAGGTAGCAGGAAAGAATGAAATACTGGAAACTTGAGAAGAGCAGATAAGTTATATGCCAGCTATTTGACGTAATGAGGCTTTTATGCAGTATTTTCTGTCCCGTTACAACAATCCAAAGCTCAAAAAAAACTGTTAGTAGATTCTAACCTTGTCTTAAATTTAGATCCAATGGACAGTGGAGTGAAACTGTATTTTGGTAAGAAGTTAGGGTTGAGATGCAATGAGGTGTGGCCATTTTAATGAGATACTTGGCAAGTTAAGTATTCTTGGGAGTGCTGGTATGTTCCTGTGTCTTTTGTTTTCACCTTAGCTTCTGGACTCAGTGAGGCTAGTTATGTATAGCAATCTCCTGTTAAGGTGAAAGCTTTGCTGGAGGTGAAGTCCAGAGTTGTTTTGAGAGTGATCCCCTCTTTGGGTGAGGAGTGCTATCTGAGGCTCACTTGGGAGTGCTCTGGGTTGTATGTTTCCATCTTCAGAATAAATTTCTATCCGAAAGATGATGACCCTTCTCTTGGAGGTCCATACTTGTGAACTTAGCTGCTGCAGTAGTTAATGACCTTTCAGTGGTTGCTATGGTAGTGTGGCAAAGGGTTAAATAGTGGATGGGTTCTGATTGGATTGGCAAGTTCCTCTGTACCTTTATGGTGACCACGGGAAGACTAAGCAAGATATAATTTTTCAAGTATAGACCAGGTAACTGAGACTTGCCATCAGATACATCTTGTTTGTGGACCACAGGGCATTCTTTGATAAAGATGTTGTTCGATTCGTGTTTACAAGGTCAGAGGTGAATGAAATTAATGCCATATATGATCTAATTATAGAAGAACTCTCCTGGCTTTGTACATATTACCAAGTTATAACTGAATTTAGCTAGGCCTTAAAGGCTAGACTTAAGCATTACATCACCTAACCCTGCTGCTCAGTGGAATCCTCAGCCCTGAGTTAAGCTCCCTATACAATAATGCGGAGAATAAGATGCCTAAGAAaaagattcacaaaagccagcaagctgagtggTCAGAAGCCTAAACTAGACAGTAGGAAATGTTGAAGAGTACTATGGCCTAAGCCCTACCATCCAAAcatgtcacagtttcagggtaaatGCACCAGTTTTTCCTCTTCTGAGTGCTTGCTGTTGCCATGCATAAGGATTTCCAGctctcagccatcacctctcctgGGTAGAGCTCTGCATCTCATTCCTTTCTGGTGCGAGTTTTTAAGGCTGTACGACTACCTGATTTACACTGTGATTCCCCGCAAGTTGGACTGCCTAAACAGtctttgctttgctttctctctaaaGACTATGACCAATGTATTGCCCACAGTTACATGTTACCCCACAGCTTCTTCTAAGTTAGCACATTTATTCCTAAGGTAAATTAATTAGAGAAAACATGTGAAATCACTAAGAGAACCTACATGCATGTTAGAAAACTTGCTAGAGGTAACCCCCAAGTTTGACCTAGAGCTCTGGTAGGTTTTAGACTTCAGTCATTGAGTTTAAAGCCAgtagggaccattagatcatctagtctgatttcctgtatatCACAAGACACCAGCACGATCtggcacctgcacactaaacccaacaactgaaatgtaTTACAGCCTACTGAAGACTAGGCTATTATGTACCACAAgaagagaaaaggagactgaAGTGCACCTTCAGaacccacaactgggttttccctgtggttacaagttTATCTGCCTTAAATTCAGAACCAAAACAAAGGCTGGGAAGATCACCCATTTCTTTATACAGCTCaggcctttgatcttggccttcTGTAATGGGTAACCCTCTCTGTTGATTagctaatgaaattaataggcaacaggtttaaaacaaacaaaaggacttAACACAATGCAGAGTCAATGTGTGGAACATATTGCCAggaaatgttgtgaaggccaacattataactgggttcaaaaaagaattagataagttcatggagaaaggtccaacaatggctattggccaaacatagtcagggacacaaccctatgctttagatgttcctcagcctcttgactgccagatgctgggattaGACAAaagggaatggatcatttgataattgccctgttttgttcattccctctgaagcagttggcattggccgctgttggaagacaaagcccgatgccaagtctgtccacatatctattcaagtgacatcatcataggacctaatcacatcagccataccatcaggggctcattcacctgcacatctaccaatgtgatatatgccaacatgcgccagcagtgcccctgccaggtacgttgaccaaaccagacagtctctacgcaaaagaattaatggacacaaatctgacatcaggaatcataacactcaaaaaccagtaggagaacactttaacctgtctggtcattcaatgacctgcgggtggcaattttgcaacagaaaagcttcaaaaacagcctccaacgagaaactgctgagttggaattgatatgcaaactagatacaatcaacttaggcttgaatagggactgagaATGGCTGAGCCTTTACAAatattgaatctatctccccttgtaagtattctcacacttttcatcaaactgtctgtactgggctatcttgattgtCATGTCAAAAATTTTTTccctcttacttaattggcctctcagagttggtaagacaactcccaccttttcatgctctctgtatgtgtgtatatatatatatatatctcctcaatatatgttccattctgtgcttcCAAAGAagagggctgtagcccacgaaagcttatgctcaaataaatttattagtctctgagatgccacaagtactcctgtttttttttgtttgaagatAGGATCCTGGTCTAGACGGACTATTGCTCTgcccagtttggccattcttatgtcctctCCTTGGGGGAGTAACTTTAAAAGACTGGGGTTTTGTATAACTGAAGTTGGGTAATTTGCATTAATGTGTCTGTAGTGATTACCCAGAAAGTCCAtacttgtctggcacattttctgTATAGTCTTTTGAAGTTCCAGGTCTCATCTCCCTTGAGAGGTAACATACAATCTTGGCCCACCATAACAGATTAACTTAATAAAGTAAGGCATTCCAAGGACGTTGCAGGAAATGGCCATATCTGTCACAACACACAAACCAATCACTCCAAAAATTCTGAAACTGGTGACCCCAACTATCTTTTGTATGGGTTAGGTGTGCTCAGACTTCTGAGCTGACTTTTGTCGTAGCATATTTacagtacaattttttttaaatgattgtacTTGTACTTAAGGAACAGTGGgttcattttaaatgttaaatgcTTAAATTAACAATTGGCAAGCTTCAGAACTGTTTCAAGGTTGGGAAGTGTATGTTGAAAATCTGTTTAAATGTTGCATAAGTATCTCAATTATTGTAGTTATACTGTTTGTTATGGTTTAGGATGATAGCCAACATAGTGAAAACAGATACTGACTTGAAACTCTTGTGCAGAAATGGTTTTAGAAGCAGACAGGTTAGGGATGTTACTGAGTTGTAAGGCAGGACAAAAGTTGTGGAAGAACAGAATTTATTATGCAGTTGAAATGTAATTGACATAGTGTGAGTTATCGGACAGAATGCTCTTTCATTGTGCAAGAAAGCAGTTCAAGAGGGAGTTAAATTACAAACCTAAAAGGTACAAGTTTCTAGACTTTCTGCAAATCTGTCTCGATTTTGACTGTCCAGGTCGAAATTAGACTGACATTTTTCAAATTGGACTTAACCCAATAAGACATTTTGTCTTGACCCGTGTGTCCTCTTGACAATGTAAATCCTAATATTCAAGGTTGTATGGTGTTGAAGAGTTCAGTAAGGGTCACAACACACAGTTCTTGGCTTACTGATGTCTAATTTTAAGTATTTGGGTTCACCTAGTGAATTAAAAGATACAATATAATGCCAAATGCTATTCTGAAAAAGAGTGTCAACTTCTTAAAATGTAGTGCAGTGTACAAATTGCATGGGATTTACTGTATGCGGCAGAATATAGACCTACGTTATTAAGCAAAAGGCGATGTCCCTGAAGATTCTCCAGACACAGAGCATAATTCTTACCCACTTCTATTAGGAGATCACTTTCATTAAGCTACCAAGTTATGAGTCTCTTGGGACATGTTTCACTTTGTAAAACTTTGAGAAGTTAGATGTCATTTTATATCAATGTTCTGTTATTACTGCTAGTTCTTCACTAGAAGATGCTAATAAGGGCTCCACATACTGAGTCAtctgtggattttttaaaattcatgtaaTAATACCTTAAGGACACTTTGGCCTGCAACAAACAATATAAAGAAATACTCTTACTCAATAAATTTGTTAACAGTTATTATCTTGTACTAGAAAACGTGGTGAGAGATAAAGTACAAGGAATTTTAAATGTGTCAAATTGTGTTGAAGGTCAAGTTTTTATTCTTCAgaaaatcagttttgttttgtttctgcatttCTGTGCAACGTTAGTGCAGACTGAAGTTTCCCAATAAAttcaaatgttatttttttaaagatagttcTGTAAAGCGCTAGCTGAACATAAAAGCCACATAAACACTACTCTTAATCAGAAAGATTATATATATTCATACTACCATGAAATTAGTGTTTTTCTACTATAGAAGGGTACCAAACTAGTCCAGCGGGACAAGGGCCAAAGGCATGATGCATCAGAGGCTGGGAGAACTGCATGACTTCAGGTCTGCCCTGCCGCACAGCTCTAGGAccataaatagggccctaccaaattcacaggcaTGAAAAAGGCTTCACAGACCATAAAATCTggtctcttccccccgcccccaatgaaatctagtcttttgtgtgcttttatcgtATACTACAcggatttcatg
Coding sequences within:
- the WDR20 gene encoding WD repeat-containing protein 20 isoform X3; translation: MLLSKMAAEGGGKEMNEIKTQFTTREGLYKLLSHSEYSRPNRVPFNSQGSNPVRVSFVNVNDQSGNGDRLCFNVGRELYFYIYKGVRKAADLSKPIDKRIYKGTQPTCHDFNHLTATAESVSLLVGFSAGQVQLIDPIKKETSKLFNEEGLLSSQNQANSPSGTVV
- the WDR20 gene encoding WD repeat-containing protein 20 isoform X4; this encodes MLLSKMAAEGGGKEMNEIKTQFTTREGLYKLLSHSEYSRPNRVPFNSQGSNPVRVSFVNVNDQSGNGDRLCFNVGRELYFYIYKGVRKGLLSSQNQANSPSGTVV